The following proteins are co-located in the Desulfoscipio sp. XC116 genome:
- a CDS encoding TrpB-like pyridoxal phosphate-dependent enzyme yields the protein MSDVKILLTEKEMPQKWYNIMADMPNLPKPPLHPATKQPVGPEDLSAIFPMELIKQEVTQERWIEIPDEVREIYRLWRPSPLCRARRLEKALDTPAKIYYKYEGASPAGSHKLNTAVPQAYFNKQEGINRLTTETGAGQWGVALSQACNFFGMECKVYMVKVSYEQKPYRRSMMQIYGSGVVASPSNETEAGRKILAADPESPGSLGIAISEAVEVAAQRDDTNYALGSVLNHVMLHQTVIGQEAKAQMAKAGDYPDIVIACCGGGSNFAGLAFPFVYDKLVQGAKIRLVAAEPSSCPTLTRGQFAYDYGDVAGLTPLLHMYTLGSEFMPPSIHSGGLRYHGDSPLVSQLLHDGIIEATSLDQTAIFKGAVLFARSEGVVPAPESAHAIQCAINEALAAKEAGEARTILFNLSGHGFLDLPSYDKYMAGKMEDYPLPEDILAGALKNLPQI from the coding sequence ATGAGCGATGTAAAAATTTTGCTCACGGAAAAGGAAATGCCCCAAAAATGGTATAATATTATGGCCGACATGCCTAACCTGCCCAAGCCGCCGCTGCATCCGGCCACCAAGCAGCCCGTTGGCCCCGAAGATTTATCCGCTATTTTTCCCATGGAGCTGATCAAGCAGGAAGTCACTCAGGAACGGTGGATTGAGATCCCCGATGAAGTAAGGGAGATATACCGCCTGTGGCGTCCTTCGCCTCTTTGCCGGGCCCGTCGTCTGGAAAAGGCGTTGGATACGCCGGCTAAAATATACTATAAGTATGAGGGTGCCAGCCCGGCTGGCAGCCATAAGCTGAACACCGCCGTACCGCAGGCTTATTTTAATAAGCAGGAAGGCATCAACCGGCTGACTACCGAAACGGGAGCCGGACAGTGGGGTGTGGCCCTCAGTCAGGCCTGTAATTTCTTTGGCATGGAATGCAAGGTTTATATGGTTAAGGTGAGTTACGAGCAAAAACCCTACCGCCGGTCCATGATGCAAATTTATGGTTCCGGCGTGGTAGCCAGCCCCAGCAATGAGACGGAGGCGGGCCGCAAAATACTGGCCGCCGACCCGGAAAGTCCGGGCAGCCTGGGTATTGCCATCAGCGAAGCCGTAGAAGTAGCCGCTCAGCGTGACGATACCAACTATGCCCTGGGCAGTGTATTAAACCATGTTATGCTGCACCAAACCGTCATCGGCCAGGAAGCCAAGGCGCAAATGGCCAAAGCCGGGGACTATCCGGATATAGTGATTGCCTGCTGCGGCGGCGGCAGCAATTTTGCCGGCCTGGCCTTCCCCTTTGTATATGATAAGCTGGTGCAGGGAGCGAAAATAAGACTCGTTGCAGCCGAGCCTTCCTCATGTCCCACGCTTACCCGGGGACAATTTGCTTACGATTACGGCGATGTGGCCGGGCTAACCCCGCTGCTGCACATGTATACTTTGGGTTCCGAGTTCATGCCCCCCAGCATACACTCGGGCGGACTGCGCTATCACGGCGATTCACCGCTGGTAAGCCAGTTGTTGCATGACGGCATCATTGAGGCTACTTCTTTGGATCAAACCGCTATATTCAAGGGAGCCGTACTGTTTGCCCGCAGCGAGGGCGTGGTGCCGGCGCCGGAATCAGCTCACGCCATCCAGTGCGCGATTAACGAAGCCCTGGCGGCTAAGGAAGCGGGTGAGGCCCGCACCATATTGTTCAATCTGAGCGGGCACGGTTTTTTGGATCTGCCCTCCTACGACAAATACATGGCCGGTAAAATGGAAGACTATCCGCTGCCCGAAGACATTCTGGCCGGCGCCCTGAAAAACCTGCCTCAAATCTAA
- a CDS encoding CoA protein activase: MKVVYPHMGHMWICVKAMLEYLDVEVVVPPPSSKKTLLLGVKHAPEFACMPLKLNLGNFMEAAEMGADTIVMAGGCGPCRFGYYAHVEHAILRDLGYRYQLVVLEPPQKHIGELLGKIKHITGHQSWRRVINGIRFGYHKAEAVDQLEKMSHYCRPRETRAGATDRALQSALREIIAVDRPEKLPAALNNAMGMMNAVSLDKQRPVLRIGLVGEIYTLLEPFSNLDIERKLGGMGVEVDRSIYLSEWINEHLFMGLKKNKGGSKLAKQKAIKYLGHSVGGHGLETVGSTVLYAERGYDGVIQLLPFTCMPEIVAQSILPRVSTELGIPVMTLIVDEQSGEAGLVTRLEAFVDLLARRKQTGKVLA, from the coding sequence GTGAAGGTAGTTTATCCCCACATGGGGCATATGTGGATATGCGTCAAGGCTATGCTGGAATATTTGGACGTGGAAGTGGTAGTGCCGCCGCCCTCCAGTAAAAAGACACTGCTGTTGGGGGTCAAGCATGCCCCCGAGTTTGCCTGTATGCCATTAAAGCTAAATCTGGGCAACTTTATGGAGGCCGCCGAGATGGGTGCGGACACAATCGTTATGGCCGGCGGGTGCGGTCCCTGCCGGTTTGGCTACTACGCTCATGTGGAACATGCCATACTGCGTGATCTGGGCTACCGTTACCAGCTGGTAGTATTGGAGCCGCCGCAAAAACACATTGGCGAACTGCTGGGTAAGATTAAGCATATCACCGGCCACCAGTCCTGGCGGCGGGTGATCAATGGTATCCGTTTCGGTTATCATAAGGCTGAGGCGGTGGATCAGTTGGAAAAAATGTCGCATTATTGCCGGCCACGGGAAACCAGGGCAGGTGCTACCGACCGGGCACTGCAAAGCGCCTTGCGGGAAATAATTGCTGTGGATAGGCCGGAAAAGCTGCCGGCGGCCTTAAATAATGCTATGGGCATGATGAACGCTGTATCATTGGACAAGCAAAGGCCGGTGCTGCGCATTGGTCTGGTGGGAGAGATTTACACTTTACTGGAGCCCTTTAGCAACCTTGATATTGAGCGCAAACTGGGCGGTATGGGAGTGGAAGTGGATCGTTCCATCTATCTTAGCGAGTGGATTAATGAACACCTGTTTATGGGGCTTAAGAAGAACAAGGGCGGCAGTAAATTAGCCAAGCAAAAAGCTATTAAATACTTGGGACATTCCGTAGGCGGTCATGGCCTGGAAACCGTGGGCAGTACAGTGTTGTATGCCGAGCGGGGTTATGACGGCGTGATTCAACTGCTGCCCTTTACATGTATGCCGGAAATAGTGGCCCAGAGCATCTTGCCCCGGGTGAGCACGGAATTGGGCATTCCGGTCATGACTTTAATTGTTGACGAGCAGTCCGGTGAAGCAGGTCTGGTTACCAGGCTGGAAGCATTTGTGGATTTGCTGGCCAGGAGAAAACAAACCGGGAAGGTGTTGGCTTAA
- a CDS encoding acyl-CoA dehydratase activase: MYGYLGIDVGSVSTNIVLTGEDGTVKHSIYLRTRGRPIEVVQQGLKQMQAALPGKIKVAGVGTTGSGRHLAGVIIGADIIKNEITTHAVAASNVVPGVQTILEIGGQDSKIIILRNGVVADFAMNTVCAAGTGSFLDQQASRLNIQIEDFGSLALQAAVPVRIAGRCAVFAESDMIHKQQMGYNVPDILAGLCEALVRNYLNNVGKGKEILPPVVFQGGVAANVGMKAAFEKALGFSVHVPLYYNVMGALGAAMLAREATNRKSTGFRGFDVADREFKAGGFACDGCPNICEVVEILESGQVIACWGDRCGRWSNALAHHEKIS; encoded by the coding sequence ATGTACGGTTACCTGGGTATAGATGTGGGATCGGTGAGCACCAATATTGTACTTACGGGTGAGGACGGTACGGTAAAACATAGTATTTACCTGCGTACCCGGGGCAGGCCCATCGAAGTGGTGCAGCAGGGGTTAAAACAAATGCAGGCGGCCCTGCCGGGTAAGATAAAAGTGGCCGGTGTGGGCACCACGGGCAGCGGACGGCACCTGGCCGGGGTAATTATCGGTGCCGATATTATTAAAAACGAGATCACTACCCATGCTGTTGCCGCTTCCAATGTAGTGCCCGGTGTGCAAACCATACTTGAAATTGGCGGCCAGGATTCCAAGATAATTATTTTGCGCAATGGAGTGGTAGCCGACTTTGCCATGAATACAGTATGTGCCGCGGGTACGGGGTCATTTTTGGATCAGCAGGCTTCTCGCTTGAATATACAGATAGAAGATTTCGGCTCCCTGGCGCTGCAGGCCGCTGTACCGGTGCGTATTGCGGGGCGCTGCGCCGTATTTGCTGAAAGCGATATGATTCATAAGCAGCAAATGGGCTATAATGTGCCCGATATTTTAGCCGGGCTATGTGAGGCTCTGGTGCGCAATTATCTAAATAATGTAGGCAAAGGTAAGGAAATTTTGCCGCCGGTGGTGTTTCAGGGCGGGGTGGCTGCCAATGTCGGCATGAAAGCCGCCTTTGAAAAGGCTCTGGGTTTTTCGGTGCATGTACCTTTATATTATAATGTTATGGGGGCTCTGGGTGCGGCTATGCTGGCCAGGGAAGCCACCAACCGGAAGAGCACCGGGTTCAGGGGATTTGACGTTGCGGACAGAGAATTTAAAGCCGGTGGTTTTGCTTGTGACGGTTGCCCGAATATATGTGAAGTGGTGGAAATACTGGAATCCGGACAGGTTATTGCCTGCTGGGGCGACCGCTGCGGCCGCTGGAGCAATGCCCTGGCACACCATGAAAAAATTAGTTGA